ACACAAAAAAAGGATAGATGCCCTTTAAGAACATCCTATCCTTTTTCTCGATGTTTATTGCTGATAAGGAGACTGCTGCTGAATGGTCTTGTCGAATTTTTGATAAGACTTCTGCAGCTTTTGGGCATCCTCCGCTTCAACAGAATACCATCCATATTGGAACATGAGGTCATACAGTTTTCTTTGTGTTTTTTGTGACTCATCAAAAATGGCCTGAATATCCTGATAGAGAGACTCATGGCTGAATTCGTTCAAGGCTGTGCAATAAGCTGTTGTCATATATTTTTCTGTTGTCAGCAGTTCGTTGATGAAATCTCTGTCATTCATCTTCGGAGTTGTCGGTACAGGTGTTTGCGGGTTGCTGATTTTTTGATTTTGCTGATTCATTCTGTCGCCTCCTTATTGGATATAGCTGGACTGCTGCTGGCCTGGCTGCAGGTGTTTTACTATTCTTTGAAAGTGGTCATGATGCATATGTCCGACGCGGTCTAGTTCTTGTTTTAACGATTGATCCTGGCACTGCTGCGCCATGAAATGCGCTTTTTTCATTGCGAGCAAATTCCAGTTCAACATGTCTTTCAGATACAAGTGATCTTTTGTGGAAATGACGGAAGGCGGCATATTGGATTGCTGCTGATTGTCCATTGTAATCCTCCTTTGGTTTTTTGTTCATGTATAGTTTCCTTCAGTCTGGGAGTTATATACAGATGTTTTGAAGATGAAGGCAGGAGGGAGTCGGATGTTGAGACGTGTGTTTTTATTTTTATCTCAAAATAAAGCACTTACCAAGTTCGCAAAAGCATATGGGGCGCGGCTTGGAGCACGAAGGTTTGTCGCAGGGGATACAATTGAATCGGCGGTTAAGGCGGTCAAAAGGCTAAATAGATCCGGTTTGCGCGCAACAATTGATTATTTAGGCGAGTATGCAGCTTCGGAAAAAGAAGCGAAGCAAGTCGCAGAGGAATGCAAGAAAGCCATTCAAGCCATTGCCGAGCATCAATTGGACTCAGAGCTCTCACTCAAGCTGACCTCAATCGGGCTCGATCTTTCAGAAGAACTTGCCCTTTCTCATTTGCGAGCGATTCTATCTGCTGCGAAACAATATGGTGTTGCTGTGACGATTGATATGGAAGACTATTCTCATTATGAACAGACACTCGCCATCTACAGGCAATGCAAACCAGAATTTGAGATGCTCGGCACGGTCATTCAGGCATATCTGTACCGGGCGGCAGAAGATATCAGGATGATGCGCGGCTTAAAGCCAAATCTCAGACTTGTGAAAGGCGCTTATAAAGAATCTGCGGCGGTCGCGTTCCCTGACAAAAAAGGAACAGACCTTCATTTTCAGAGTTTAATAAAGCTGCAGCTGTTAAGCGGAAACTACACGGCTGTCGCCACACATGACGATGATATCATTGCGTATACGAAACAACTCGTTGCTGAACATCATATCCCAGCGTCACAATTTGAGTTTCAAATGCTGTACGGCATCAGGCCGGAGCGGCAGAAGGAACTGGCTAAGGAAGGGTACAGAATGCGTGTGTATGTCCCGTATGGAACGGACTGGTTCAGCTACTTTATGAGAAGAATTGCCGAACGGCCCGCCAATGCAGCGTTTGTGTTAAAAGGGATCTTGAAAAAGTGAAAGCAGCCGCGGGAAGCAGCTGCGTCATGATTGATCCATGTTTTGTTTTTTATACTGCTGATTTTGACTTGTCCGTTTTCCGCCGCCGTAATGCTGTGTCGGACCGGCATCGCCCTTTACGCTCGCCGCGCTGACTGCCGCTGAAGACGGATTTTTTTTCTCTCGCACCATTCCCTTCACCTCCGGGTTTAAGTTGCCCGTCTTTTATAAGCTTCATACAAAAAATACAAATTAGCTATTGAAGTCGAAGCGGAAATCTTTTAAGATGAAAGAAGAAACGGGTTTCATTTTTTTTGGCCAAAAAATGAATGACTATTCATTCAATGTTCAAGGGGGATATCTCATGCACAAACATATTCGGAAGGCAGCCGTTTTAGGATCGGGGGTAATGGGTTCCGGGATTGCGGCGCATTTGGCTAATATCGGCATTCCTGTCCTGCTGCTTGATATTGTGCCGAACGATTTGACAAAGGAAGAGGAAAAAAAGGGGCTGGCGATGGACAGTCCGGAGGTGCGCAGCAGGCTGAGCCGGCAGGCGGTGAAAAAACTGCTGAAACAAAAGCCCGCTCCCCTCACATCAGCGGAAAATACATCCTATATCACGCCAGGCAATCTGGAGGATGATGCAGCGAAGCTGAACGAAGCGGATTGGATCATTGAGGTCGTTGTCGAAAATCTAGAAGTCAAAAAGCAGATTTTCGCACTTGTGGATGAACATCGAAAGCCTGGAAGCATTGTCTCAAGCAACACCTCCGGCATATCTGTGCAGGAGATGGCTGAAGGGCGATCGGCAGATTTTAAAGCCCATTTTCTCGGAACGCACTTTTTTAATCCCGCCCGCTATTTGAAACTGTTGGAGGTCATTCCGATTAAGGAAACGGACCCTGACATTTTAAAGTTTATGACAGCTTTCGGCGAAAATGTCCTCGGCAAAGGCGCCGTCACAGCAAAGGACACACCGAACTTTATCGCAAACCGCATCGGAACGTACGGGCTTCTCGTCACAGTCCAAGAAATGCTCAATGGCGGTTATCAGGTCGGGGAGGTCGATTCGATCACAGGCCCGCTGATCGGCAGGCCGAAAAGCGCGACCTTTAGAACGCTTGATGTTGTCGGGCTCGATACATTCGCCCATGTCGCCCGAAATGTGTATGACAAAGCGGATGGGGAAGAGAAAGAAGTGTTCCGCCTGCCAGTTTTCATGAACGATATGCTTGAAAAAGGGTGGATCGGAAGCAAGGCGGGCCAAGGCTTTTATAAAAAAGAAGGAAAAACGATTTATGAGCTTGACCCCGTGACGCTTACTTACGGCGAGCGGACAAAAATGAAATCACCGGCACTTGAAGCGGCAAAACAGGCAAAAGGGACAAAAGCCAAAATGAAAGCGCTTATTTATTCGGGTGACAGAGCCGGCAGACTGCTGTGGAATATCACAACTCAAACGCTGCTGTACTCAGCCGAACTGCTTGGGGAGATTGCCGATGATATTCATTCGATTGACCAAGCCATGAAGTGGGGATTCGGCTGGGAGCTGGGTCCGTTTGAAATGTGGGACGCTATCGGCCTCAAACAGTCGGCGGAAAAGCTTGAGCAGCTTGGAGCAGAAATGCCCAGCTGGATCAAAGACATGCTGGCCAAAGGAAATGAAACCTTCTACATCAGAGAAAATGGAACGGTATTTTATTATGACCGCGGCGAATACAGAGCCGTGAAAGAAAACAAGAAACGAATTCATTTACAAACGCTCAAGGAAACGAACGGCGTGATTGCGAAAAACAGCGGAGCAAGCCTGATCGACCTTGGAGATGATGTGGCCCTTCTTGAATTTCATTCGAAAAGCAATGCGATCGGCCTCGATATCATCCAAATGATTAACAAAGCATTAGAGGAAACAGAACGGAACTACAAAGGACTTGTGATTGGTAACCAAGGGAAAAATTTCTGCGTCGGCGCAAATCTCGCCATGATCTTAATGGAAGTTCAAGATGACAATTTTCTGGAAGTGGACTTCGTGATACGCCGTTTCCAGGAGACGATGATGAACATCAAGTACAGCGCGAAACCGGTTGTCGCCGCTCCATTCGGAATGACGCTCGGCGGCGGAACGGAAGTGTGCCTGCCGGCGGCGCGCATTCAAGCAGCAAGTGAAGCCTATATGGGGCTTGTGGAAACCGGCGTCGGCCTCATCCCTGGCGGAGGAGGAAACAAAGAGCTGTACATCAACCATCTCCGCCGCGGTCTTGATCCGATGAAAGCCGCAATGAAAACATTCGAAACGATTGCGATGGCGAAAGTGTCCGCTTCCGCCCAAGAGGCTCGTGAGGTGAACATCTTAAAAGAAACGGATCACATCAGCGTGAATCAGGACCACCTGCTGTACGATGCAAAACGGCTGGCCGCATCTTTATACGACACAGGCTGGCGGCCGCCTGTAAAAGAAAAGGTTAAGGTGGCGGGAGAAACCGGTTATGCGGCACTCTTGCTTGGCGCCGAGCAAATGAAGCTGTCCGGCTATATATCTGAGCATGATGTCAACATCGCGAAAAAGCTCGCTTATGTCATTGCCGGAGGAAAA
The Bacillus vallismortis genome window above contains:
- a CDS encoding spore coat protein; the encoded protein is MNQQNQKISNPQTPVPTTPKMNDRDFINELLTTEKYMTTAYCTALNEFSHESLYQDIQAIFDESQKTQRKLYDLMFQYGWYSVEAEDAQKLQKSYQKFDKTIQQQSPYQQ
- a CDS encoding proline dehydrogenase family protein produces the protein MLRRVFLFLSQNKALTKFAKAYGARLGARRFVAGDTIESAVKAVKRLNRSGLRATIDYLGEYAASEKEAKQVAEECKKAIQAIAEHQLDSELSLKLTSIGLDLSEELALSHLRAILSAAKQYGVAVTIDMEDYSHYEQTLAIYRQCKPEFEMLGTVIQAYLYRAAEDIRMMRGLKPNLRLVKGAYKESAAVAFPDKKGTDLHFQSLIKLQLLSGNYTAVATHDDDIIAYTKQLVAEHHIPASQFEFQMLYGIRPERQKELAKEGYRMRVYVPYGTDWFSYFMRRIAERPANAAFVLKGILKK
- a CDS encoding YuzL family protein encodes the protein MVREKKNPSSAAVSAASVKGDAGPTQHYGGGKRTSQNQQYKKQNMDQS
- a CDS encoding 3-hydroxyacyl-CoA dehydrogenase/enoyl-CoA hydratase family protein; the encoded protein is MHKHIRKAAVLGSGVMGSGIAAHLANIGIPVLLLDIVPNDLTKEEEKKGLAMDSPEVRSRLSRQAVKKLLKQKPAPLTSAENTSYITPGNLEDDAAKLNEADWIIEVVVENLEVKKQIFALVDEHRKPGSIVSSNTSGISVQEMAEGRSADFKAHFLGTHFFNPARYLKLLEVIPIKETDPDILKFMTAFGENVLGKGAVTAKDTPNFIANRIGTYGLLVTVQEMLNGGYQVGEVDSITGPLIGRPKSATFRTLDVVGLDTFAHVARNVYDKADGEEKEVFRLPVFMNDMLEKGWIGSKAGQGFYKKEGKTIYELDPVTLTYGERTKMKSPALEAAKQAKGTKAKMKALIYSGDRAGRLLWNITTQTLLYSAELLGEIADDIHSIDQAMKWGFGWELGPFEMWDAIGLKQSAEKLEQLGAEMPSWIKDMLAKGNETFYIRENGTVFYYDRGEYRAVKENKKRIHLQTLKETNGVIAKNSGASLIDLGDDVALLEFHSKSNAIGLDIIQMINKALEETERNYKGLVIGNQGKNFCVGANLAMILMEVQDDNFLEVDFVIRRFQETMMNIKYSAKPVVAAPFGMTLGGGTEVCLPAARIQAASEAYMGLVETGVGLIPGGGGNKELYINHLRRGLDPMKAAMKTFETIAMAKVSASAQEAREVNILKETDHISVNQDHLLYDAKRLAASLYDTGWRPPVKEKVKVAGETGYAALLLGAEQMKLSGYISEHDVNIAKKLAYVIAGGKVPFGTEVDEEYLLEIEREAFLSLAGEAKSQARMQHMLVKGKPLRN